aaaaaaaaacttaagtatACTTCCTGAATTATCcatttttttgcttaaatatcaaataaaattataagtatAGTAATTGAAGGTAGAAGAAGAGACCTTGGGACCAGATGGTCCACCTCTCCACATTGGTGTCTTGGTCGTCTTGCAATCACTGCAACACCTAACTGTCTCCTTCTCTCCTTCCATTTCCCTGGTTAAATTTAGAAGAGCAACATTGACAGGTTAAGACAATGAACAAGATCATAGCTCTCTTATGGATCAATTAAATCAAAAGAACCAACCTTTGTGGGGAAGGGCCTGATCACTATAATAAACCCTAGAGGAATAATATGGAGAAGATGTGGGAAGATTGCTTTTCTTTTCTGGTTTGAGTTAGTCATCAAGAAAGGCTTGAAGATCTCCTTAAAAACTCTTTCATACTAGGGTGACTGTGGTAAGAAGACAAAAATGCACTTGGCTGCTCTTTTGATCAATAATGATTATGGCTTTCTGGTAGATTGATGACATAATACAAAACATCTGCCAAATCATGGTCGGGTCACGGGTGAAAACTGAAAAGCCAAGTGGTGTACGCACGAGCAGGATCTGTGggattgtttttaataattgtgTGTGTGTTAGAACAGAAAGTAGAAGAAACCACAGATTATGCAAATGTGTTCACATGAAGACAGAACACAGAAAAAGTAATGAAGCAAAAGAGCCACAAATGTTTTCATTTGACTATACACGTTTTGTGATTAGGAAGCCAATAGCTTCTAAAGCAAAAGTACACATATTATAAAGGGAAACAAAAGGCAATACAATAGTCCGTCCAAACTTAATAGATTATTCTAGTTAAGTTATAGCCAAGTGAAATCAACTTTTTATTTAGATAAGTAAGTGGAGATTTGATTTGAAAGTTGATTATGTTATGAAAGCTCATAGAATTGGTTGATTTGATATTATCTTATGATGCTGTTTATTTTTATACTTGTTTGAGTAGTCTTACATACAAAACGTGAAATAGTGAAagttacatatttttttctgcATATCCAAAAGGATAGCGATTCTACTTCTACACACTGTTGCCTTGTGGGAGGATACTCTGAAACATTCTTTGAACACCAATTTGATGTAGGCATAAAACAAGTCAACTACAAAATTCTTGCTGTAATGTTTGTATAAGactcaaataaaatataagaactTCTTTTCTTATTGCTTAAAAAACTCACTCAAAACTTAAGCTCTCTAAATCTCACACAACACACACAATGCCCTTTACTCGGCATTGATATATATAAGACTTCTcttatcctaatcctaattACATACACATAAgtttagataactcctaaattAACATTGATCCTTATCTCTAAAGATCCTACACTTATTAGGATTAGGATAACTTGTCTCTCGAGCTTTGTTCAAGCTTACTTCAACAgtctcccccttaagcttgaactCTTCATCCTTCAACTCTTGAACTCCAATGAAGTCTCTTATCTCTCTGTATTTGATTCTTCCCAAAGCCTTGGTCAAAATGTCTGCCTTCTGTTTGCTTCCAGGTACATGCTCAACTTCAATCAGCTCCTTCTCAACACACTCTCTTATGAAATGGTATCTTGAATGTATATGCTTACTACGTCCATGAAATATTGGATTCCTTGAGAGAGCTATGGCCGATTGATTGTCTATCCTTATGACCGTTCGACTGTAGGAGGCTCCAATGATCTCGCAGAGAAGATCCTGCAACCAGATTGCTTGTCTTGCCGCCTCTGTTCCCGCCATGAACTCAGCTTCACGCGAAGACAACGCCACAGTATCCTGTTCCTGTTTCTGAGAACACCATGTTATCGGACTTTTACCAAGGTAAAAGATGTGACCAGTTGTGCTTCTACCATCATCAGGATCCATGTTGTAACTGCTGTCACTGTAACCAACCAACTTCGTTGTCTCCTTCGATCGCTCAAAAGTTAGACCAAAGGAAGTAGTGCCCTTCAGATAACGTAGACATTGCTTCGCTGCACTTCCATGAGACTCTTTTGGACTCACCATATACCTACTCAACACTCTAATGCAGTAAGAAAAATCAGGTCTAGTGTGTAGTAGATACCGAAAGCATCCGATGATCCTCCTATAGCTTGTCGCATCAATATATTTCTCGTTCTCGAACTTGGCTAGCTTAAGTCTAGCATCCATCGGTATCTGAACAGGGTTGCAGTGATCCATTCCAGCTTCTTCTAAGATCCTCTGAGCATATCATTTCTGGCACAGAGTTATACCGTCCTTATGTTGCTTAACTTCAATACCAAGATAATACGTTAGTTTACCCAAATCACTCATCTCAAACCTCATGGCCATCTCCCTTTTGAACCCTCCGATCATCTCTAAGCTCGTACCAGTAACAAAAAGGTCATCGACATAGACCGCAACAACAAGAAGCTTCCCACTTACACACTTTCGATACACAGACGGCTCTTTCAAACACCTTTGAAAGTCGAGTTccaacaaacacttgttcaactTATGGTTCCATGCTCTGGGCGCCTGCTTAAGGCCGTACAACGCCTTCTTCAACTTGTAAACCTTATTCTCGCTTCCTTCTACAACAAAACCTTCTGGCTGAGAAACATATAATGTCTCCTTTAGTTCTCCGTGCAAGAACGCTGTCTTGACATCGAGATGATGAATTTCCCAACCATTTGAGGCAGCTAGATTGATCAACACGCGAACCATCTCAATTCGAGGCACATGCGCGAAAACCTCTTCAAAATCTATCCCATATTGTTGTACGTACCCTTTAGCGACCAGACGAGCCTTGTACTTGTTGATACTTCCATCCGCATTGcgcttgattttgaaaatcCACTTCAAGCCTATCGGTTTCACTCCTGGTGGAAGATCAACGAGGCTCCAAGTATCGAGCTTTGTGATAGATCGTATTTCCTCTTCGCAGGCGAGAATTCACTCCTTAAGTTCCCTTGCTTCTTGGAAGTTTCGCGGTAATCTTCGAGATATTACGGCTTAGAACTCTGTCTCTCTGACCTCCTGAGTGGTTGTTGACCCgtgattttttcttcttcactgTCATCTTcgttgtcttcttcttcctcatcatgTTCAGTTTTACGAGCTTTGTCATCTTTGTCTTGCTCTGTTTTATTTTGCTCTGTCTCCTGCAATCCATGGTTCCCAAAACTTCCAAGTGAAACACTAAAGCTTCCGACTTGACCCTTGTCTGCACCATCATGCTTCTAGTTCCAGCCTTTTGTCTCGTCGAACACCACATCTCTACTCACCACTACTCTCTGAGTCTGTGGGTCCAGCAAACGGTAGGCTTTAGAGCCTGGTTCTGTCCCAAGATGAACTAACAGGCGTGACCTCTCGTCCAGTTTCTTTAGTAGTTTCTTCTCTATCTTCGCGTATCCAATACACCCGAAAGTTCTCAGGTGAGAGAGATTAGGCTTCACACCACGAAATGCCTCATAAGGTGTCCTATCGTTGAGGGCTCGTGTGGCTATTCGGTTCAGGAGGTAAGTGGAATGTCGAACACCTTCTCCCCATAGATAATTAGGAAACGACATGTGCTTCATACAGCTTCTCGTCATCTCCATCAATGTCCGGTTTCGTCTCTCCACAACCCCATTATGTTGGGGACTGTAAGGGGCTGTAAAATGTCGTTTGATACCTGAAGAATCACAAAACTCATTAAACTCTATTGAGGTAAACTCTCCTCCTCTGTCGGTTCTAAAAGTTTGGATTTTTGTCTTCGCTTCTTGCTCCACTAAGTTTTTGAATGCTTTGAATTTATTCAACGCATCACTTTTCTCCTTCATCAGAGCAGTCCACATATACCTCGAACAATCATCGATCAGCACCAATATGTACCTATTGCCTGCACTGGTACTTGGAGTTATGGGACCACATAAGTCACCATGTATGAGCTCTAGTAACTCAGAAGCTCTGTAGGACGTAGCCTGAGGAAAAGACTGCCTTGCCTGCTTCCCAAGTAAACAAGAACCACACACGCTCTTCTCTACGTTTATGGATGGTATCCCAACTACAAGACCTTGCTGTATCATTGACTTCATCGTCTCATGATTGACATGCCCTAGCCTCGCATGCCATCGACTAGATTCACTCGTGGTGGTTGTAAGTAGGCTCATTATCTCTCTAATCCTCATGCGCACTTTATACAACCGATTTTTTCCCCTGACAGCCTTCGCAATTAGTTTCCCGTCTCGATCGTGCATTACGAGAAGATCATCCTTCATTCTTACGTCGCACCCGGACTCTGTAGCCTGTCCCAAAGAGATAATGTTACTCCTAAGGTCAGGTATGAAATATACGTCCATGATCTTTCTCGGTTCACCGTTTCTATCAATGAACTCAATAGttccttttccttttatatTGATATGTGAGTCATCTCCAAACCTGACTTTCCCTGTAACAGTCTCGTCTATGCTCGCAAAATACCTCTTGTCTCCACTCATGTGATTGCTGGCACCGTTTTCAAG
This genomic stretch from Brassica napus cultivar Da-Ae chromosome C9, Da-Ae, whole genome shotgun sequence harbors:
- the LOC106444440 gene encoding uncharacterized protein LOC106444440 isoform X2 — its product is MDHCNPVQIPMDARLKLAKFENEKYIDATSYRRIIGCFRYLLHTRPDFSYCIRVLSRYMVSPKESHGSAAKQCLRYLKGTTSFGLTFERSKETTKLVGYSDSSYNMDPDDGRSTTGHIFYLGKSPITWCSQKQEQDTVALSSREAEFMAGTEAARQAIWLQDLLCEIIGASYSRTVIRIDNQSAIALSRNPIFHGRSKHIHSRYHFIRECVEKELIEVEHVPGSKQKADILTKALGRIKYREIRDFIGVQELKDEEFKLKGETVEVSLNKARETSYPNPNKCRIFRDKDQC
- the LOC106444440 gene encoding uncharacterized protein LOC106444440 isoform X1, producing the protein MALLFQSIPETLTLQVGELGTAKKVWDAIRARYVGAERVKEARLQTLMADFDRLKMKDAETIDDFTSKLSEISSKSAALGEEIEEVKMVKKFLKCLPRKKYIHIVASLEQVLDLKTTSFEDIVGRLKAYEERVAEEEEVQEDQGKLMYANEEPQSNRGFNGENRGRGRGGRYYNNRERGRGRYYNRGDPSKVTCYRCDKVGHYVTDCPDRLLKLQKTMEAEADKTQEADEMMLHEVVYLNEEKVVPRKYEANTGEDNVWYLENGASNHMSGDKRYFASIDETVTGKVRFGDDSHINIKGKGTIEFIDRNGEPRKIMDVYFIPDLRSNIISLGQATESGCDVRMKDDLLVMHDRDGKLIAKAVRGKNRLYKVRMRIREIMSLLTTTTSESSRWHARLGHVNHETMKSMIQQGLVVGIPSINVEKSVCGSCLLGKQARQSFPQATSYRASELLELIHGDLCGPITPSTSAGNRYILVLIDDCSRYMWTALMKEKSDALNKFKAFKNLVEQEAKTKIQTFRTDRGGEFTSIEFNEFCDSSGIKRHFTAPYSPQHNGVVERRNRTLMEMTRSCMKHMSFPNYLWGEGVRHSTYLLNRIATRALNDRTPYEAFRGVKPNLSHLRTFGCIGYAKIEKKLLKKLDERSRLLVHLGTEPGSKAYRLLDPQTQRVVVSRDVVFDETKGWN